The following proteins are co-located in the Heteronotia binoei isolate CCM8104 ecotype False Entrance Well chromosome 21, APGP_CSIRO_Hbin_v1, whole genome shotgun sequence genome:
- the BAG5 gene encoding BAG family molecular chaperone regulator 5 gives MDMGNQHPSIKRLQEIQKEIKEFEPQVAAFSGLSGDRAYKKLERTLTKQLFEIDSVDTEGRGDVQQARKRAAQEIERLLRELEQNANHPQRLELESIFKEAQALVEHEITGFYKGGNCITEEFDEGIQDIIFRLTQVKTGGKPSLRKARYRTLTKVCAVQEIIDNCAKQQPSLPLSADAHPSVAKINSVLCDVNKARGTLIAVLMGVNSNETCRHLSCVLTGLIADLDALDVCGHPEIRNYRKEVVEEINKLQRYLDLDEEADSTYAYDLAQNRCIIKIEEIRKKMKEVYSSFLKGERAADLYLKSKTELQGLIAQLDELSPGKNPCIREARRRAVIEVQTLITYVDLKEALVRRQVFVQDTEVEPPSHRAVWNILETLSQILQEVLSFDGNRTDKNYMRLEELLTKQLLALDAIDPQGDERSKAARKQAVKLAQNILYYLDMKTDEWEY, from the coding sequence ATGGATATGGGTAACCAACATCCCTCCATTAAGCGGTTACAAGAAATACAGAAGGAAATCAAAGAGTTTGAACCACAAGTAGCAGCCTTCAGTGGTTTGTCTGGTGACAGAGCTTACAAGAAACTAGAGAGGACTTTGACTAAGCAACTTTTTGAAATAGATTCAGTGGACACAGAAGGCCGAGGGGATGTTCAGCAAGCCAGAAAGCGAGCTGCCCAGGAAATTGAGAGGCTGCTTAGAGAGCTGGAGCAGAATGCGAATCACCCCCAGAGGCTGGAGTTAGAGTCCATATTTAAGGAAGCACAAGCACTGGTGGAGCACGAAATCACAGGTTTTTACAAAGGAGGCAATTGCATCACTGAGGAATTTGATGAGGGTATTCAGGATATCATCTTTAGGCTCACTCAGGTGAAAACTGGAGGGAAACCCTCCCTACGGAAAGCCAGGTACCGCACGCTGACCAAAGTCTGTGCCGTTCAAGAGATCATAGATAACTGTGCGAAGCAGCAGCCTTCTTTGCCGCTGTCCGCTGACGCACATCCTTCTGTCGCTAAGATTAACTCTGTCTTGTGTGATGTCAACAAAGCGAGGGGGACTCTGATTGCTGTTCTGATGGGAGTGAACAGCAATGAGACCTGCAGGCATCTGTCTTGCGTGCTGACAGGCCTGATCGCTGATCTAGATGCCTTAGACGTCTGCGGCCACCCGGAAATAAGGAACTATCGCAAAGAAGTTGTGGAAGAGATCAACAAGCTGCAAAGATACCTAGATCTGGACGAAGAAGCCGATTCCACTTACGCCTACGACCTGGCGCAAAACAGGTGCATCATAAAGATCGAGGAGATCCGCAAGAAGATGAAAGAGGTATATTCTTCATTTTTGAAAGGAGAGAGAGCCGCAGACTTGTATTTGAAGTCGAAGACGGAGCTGCAGGGGCTGATCGCCCAACTGGATGAACTGAGCCCAGGCAAAAACCCCTGCATCCGGGAAGCCAGGAGGCGAGCGGTGATCGAAGTGCAGACCCTCATCACGTATGTCGACCTGAAGGAAGCGCTCGTCCGGCGTCAGGTGTTTGTGCAGGACACGGAAGTAGAGCCTCCATCGCACAGAGCAGTTTGGAACATTCTCGAGACCCTCTCCCAGATACTCCAGGAGGTGCTGTCCTTCGACGGGAACAGGACGGACAAGAACTACATGAGGCTGGAGGAGCTGCTCACGAAACAGCTCCTGGCCCTCGACGCTATAGACCCACAAGGAGACGAGCGCTCCAAAGCGGCCAGGAAACAGGCGGTGAAGCTGGCGCAAAATATTCTATACTACCTGGACATGAAAACGGATGAGTGGGAGTACTAA